A DNA window from Streptomyces sp. CA-278952 contains the following coding sequences:
- a CDS encoding Bug family tripartite tricarboxylate transporter substrate binding protein — translation MRLRTLLALFGAALLVVVGPPLLSTGDGSDTGTQIPGLRFMVPNTPGGGYDITARTLAKNAEDAGLTHNIEVFNLPGAGGTVGLTRLVGEHGNGKLALSMGLGVVGAVHTNKSPSTLADTTPIARLTEEPDIVVVSKDSPHRTISDLLTAWKKDPADVPVGGGSSPGGPDHLAPMLMAQAAGIAPRTVNYVPFDGGGELLASILGNKVGFGVSGLGEYRDQIEAGELRLLAVTGPKRVPGLDAPTLREAGLDTEFTNWRGVVAPPGLSPAERDKLTGLIRELHGTKQWQESMKKNGWDDALLIGEPFGDFLDEQNQRVATVLKELGL, via the coding sequence GTGCGACTGCGCACTCTCCTCGCCCTCTTCGGGGCCGCGTTGCTGGTGGTGGTGGGGCCACCCCTGCTGTCCACCGGTGACGGTTCCGACACCGGCACCCAGATTCCCGGGCTCCGCTTCATGGTCCCCAACACTCCCGGCGGCGGCTACGACATCACCGCGCGCACCCTGGCCAAGAACGCCGAGGACGCCGGACTCACCCACAACATCGAGGTGTTCAACCTGCCGGGCGCCGGCGGAACGGTCGGCCTGACCCGGCTCGTCGGCGAACACGGCAACGGCAAGCTCGCCCTCTCCATGGGACTCGGCGTCGTCGGAGCCGTCCACACCAACAAGTCCCCGAGCACGCTGGCCGACACCACCCCGATCGCCCGGCTCACCGAGGAGCCGGACATCGTCGTCGTCTCCAAGGACTCCCCGCACCGGACCATCTCCGACCTGCTCACCGCCTGGAAGAAGGACCCGGCCGACGTCCCGGTCGGCGGCGGTTCCTCACCCGGCGGCCCGGACCACCTCGCCCCGATGCTCATGGCGCAGGCGGCCGGCATCGCCCCGAGGACGGTCAACTACGTCCCGTTCGACGGCGGCGGCGAACTCCTCGCCTCCATCCTCGGCAACAAGGTCGGCTTCGGGGTCTCCGGTCTCGGCGAGTACCGCGACCAGATCGAGGCGGGCGAGCTGCGCCTGCTCGCCGTGACCGGTCCGAAGCGGGTGCCGGGCCTCGACGCCCCCACCCTGCGCGAGGCCGGACTCGACACCGAGTTCACCAACTGGCGCGGCGTCGTCGCCCCGCCCGGCCTCTCGCCGGCCGAACGCGACAAGCTCACCGGCCTGATCCGCGAACTCCACGGCACGAAGCAGTGGCAGGAGTCGATGAAGAAGAACGGCTGGGACGACGCCCTCCTCATCGGTGAACCCTTCGGCGACTTCCTCGACGAGCAGAACCAGCGCGTCGCCACCGTTCTCAAGGAGCTGGGGCTGTGA
- a CDS encoding MFS transporter yields the protein MDTETAPRAGVREWIGLAALALPAMLVIMDMSVLHLALPTLSRDLEPSGAQLLWITDVYGFVIAGAMITMGTLGDRIGRRRMLMIGAVAFGSASVLAAYAPTAETLIVARALLGLAGAVLGPSTLSLISAMFHDAEQRGFAITVWMTSFMLGGAVGPLVGGVLLEAFWWGSVFLVAVPVMVFLLVAGPLVLPEVRNPDAGRLDLTSAAMSLAAILLVVLGVKEFAGEGVTWPALFALVAGLVIGALFVVRQRRLTDPLLDMRLFADRGFSVSLGTLTLTVVFMLGSQFLIAQYIQMVLGMEPLESAVWSLPMVVSGTLAMFVAQGVAAQVGKAYVFGAGLTIAAIGFAVLSRVDSGSGIGTVVTAASLLFAGLMPVSSLGIGMIVDAAPPERAGSAAAVGETTQELGGALGIAVLGSVLNVAYHGGMTGSVPDGVPAPARETVTDNLPAALEVAGRMPAETGAQLVFVARDSFAQGLSWIAMGAVPVMLALAVTATVLLRNVGRADGGTGQEGEAGEAGEVGKSTSTAGAAS from the coding sequence GTGGATACGGAAACCGCGCCGCGCGCCGGGGTGCGCGAGTGGATCGGGCTGGCGGCCCTGGCGCTGCCCGCGATGCTCGTGATCATGGATATGAGCGTGCTCCATCTGGCGCTGCCGACCCTGAGCCGGGATCTGGAGCCTTCAGGGGCGCAACTGCTCTGGATCACCGATGTCTACGGGTTCGTCATCGCCGGCGCGATGATCACCATGGGTACGCTCGGCGACCGCATCGGCCGTCGCCGGATGCTGATGATCGGGGCCGTGGCCTTCGGCTCCGCCTCGGTGCTCGCCGCCTACGCTCCGACCGCGGAGACGCTGATCGTGGCCCGCGCCCTCCTCGGCCTCGCCGGTGCGGTGCTGGGCCCGTCGACGCTGTCGCTGATCAGCGCCATGTTCCACGACGCCGAGCAGCGCGGTTTCGCCATCACCGTCTGGATGACGAGCTTCATGCTGGGCGGCGCGGTCGGCCCGTTGGTCGGCGGCGTCCTGCTGGAGGCGTTCTGGTGGGGTTCGGTCTTTCTCGTGGCGGTGCCTGTCATGGTGTTCCTGCTGGTGGCGGGCCCGTTGGTGCTCCCGGAGGTCCGTAATCCGGACGCCGGCCGGCTTGATCTGACCAGCGCCGCGATGTCGCTGGCCGCCATCCTGCTGGTCGTCCTCGGCGTGAAGGAGTTCGCCGGGGAGGGCGTCACCTGGCCGGCGTTGTTCGCCCTGGTGGCCGGCCTCGTGATCGGCGCCCTCTTCGTCGTACGGCAGCGCCGGCTCACCGACCCGCTGCTCGACATGAGGCTCTTCGCTGACCGCGGCTTCAGCGTCTCCCTCGGAACGCTGACCCTGACCGTGGTGTTCATGCTGGGCAGCCAGTTCCTCATCGCCCAGTACATCCAGATGGTGCTGGGCATGGAACCGCTGGAGTCGGCGGTGTGGAGCCTGCCGATGGTCGTCAGCGGGACCCTCGCGATGTTCGTCGCCCAGGGTGTGGCGGCCCAGGTGGGCAAGGCGTACGTCTTTGGCGCCGGTCTCACGATCGCCGCCATCGGCTTCGCCGTGCTCTCCCGGGTGGACAGCGGATCCGGGATCGGAACCGTCGTCACGGCGGCGTCGCTGCTGTTCGCCGGTCTGATGCCGGTCTCGTCCCTCGGGATCGGGATGATCGTCGACGCCGCACCGCCCGAGCGGGCGGGTTCGGCGGCCGCGGTGGGGGAGACGACCCAGGAACTGGGCGGCGCCCTCGGCATCGCGGTTCTCGGCAGCGTGCTCAACGTCGCGTACCACGGGGGGATGACCGGCTCGGTGCCGGACGGCGTACCCGCTCCCGCCCGGGAGACGGTCACCGACAACCTGCCCGCGGCCCTCGAGGTCGCCGGTCGGATGCCTGCGGAGACAGGGGCCCAACTCGTCTTCGTGGCAAGGGACTCCTTCGCCCAGGGCCTCTCCTGGATCGCGATGGGAGCCGTCCCGGTCATGCTCGCACTGGCTGTCACGGCCACGGTGCTGCTCCGGAACGTGGGGCGCGCCGATGGGGGCACGGGCCAGGAGGGGGAGGCGGGGGAAGCGGGAGAGGTCGGCAAGTCGACGTCTACGGCGGGGGCGGCGTCGTGA
- a CDS encoding esterase/lipase family protein yields the protein MLPWIRAARVPRTRSLLAALLLALTVLVAPTATATAATPAAAEATSRGWNDYSCKPSAAHPRPVVLVHGTFGNSIDNWLVLAPYLVNRGYCVFSLDYGRLPGVPFFHGLGPIDKSAEQLDVFVDKVLDATGAPKADLVGHSQGGMMPNYYLKFLGGADKVNALVGIAPDNHGTTLLGLTKLLPFFPGVEKFISDKTPGLADQVAGSPFITKLTAGGDTVPGVRYTVIATQYDQVVTPYRTQYLDGPNVRNVLLQDLCPLDLSEHVAIGTIDRIAFHEVANALDPARATPTTCASVIG from the coding sequence ATGCTGCCCTGGATCCGTGCTGCGCGCGTTCCCCGCACGCGCAGTCTGCTCGCCGCCCTGCTCCTCGCCCTCACCGTTCTCGTCGCCCCCACGGCGACCGCGACCGCGGCGACCCCGGCCGCCGCCGAGGCCACTTCGCGTGGCTGGAACGACTACTCCTGCAAGCCCTCCGCCGCCCATCCCCGCCCCGTCGTCCTGGTCCACGGAACCTTCGGGAACTCGATCGACAACTGGCTGGTCCTCGCCCCCTACCTGGTCAACCGGGGCTACTGCGTCTTCTCCCTCGACTACGGCCGGCTCCCCGGCGTGCCGTTCTTCCACGGCCTCGGCCCCATCGACAAGTCGGCCGAACAGCTCGACGTGTTCGTCGACAAGGTCCTCGACGCCACCGGAGCCCCCAAGGCCGACCTCGTCGGCCATTCGCAGGGCGGCATGATGCCGAACTACTACCTGAAGTTCCTCGGCGGCGCCGACAAGGTCAACGCCCTCGTCGGCATCGCCCCGGACAACCACGGCACCACGCTGCTCGGCCTCACCAAGCTGCTGCCGTTCTTCCCCGGCGTCGAGAAGTTCATCAGCGACAAGACCCCCGGACTCGCCGACCAGGTCGCGGGATCGCCCTTCATCACCAAGCTCACGGCGGGCGGCGACACCGTCCCCGGCGTCCGCTACACCGTCATCGCGACCCAGTACGACCAGGTCGTGACCCCGTACCGCACGCAGTACCTGGACGGGCCGAACGTACGCAACGTGCTGCTCCAGGACCTGTGCCCGCTCGACCTGTCCGAGCACGTGGCGATCGGGACCATCGACCGCATCGCCTTCCACGAAGTGGCCAACGCCCTCGACCCGGCACGCGCCACCCCGACCACCTGCGCCTCGGTCATCGGCTGA
- a CDS encoding DUF3533 domain-containing protein has product MTFVDEVKNAVTPRAALLVIGVLGLQLLFIASYVGALHKPTPTDVAFGVVAPRQMSQQLVDRLDGLPGGPLDPRAVSSAAEAREQITNRDIDGALIVSPKGRTDTLLVASGGGTVLSGALEKIIAQVEGSQQRAVRTVDVAPASADDFDGLSSFYLVVGWCVGGYLCASILAISAGTKPANRQRATIRTLVMALYAIAGGIGGAVIIGPILGALPGSFWGLAGLGALVVFSVGMITLALEALTGIVGIGLAVLIIVIAGNPSAGGAFPLPMLPDFWRTIGPALPPGAGTWVARSIAYFRGNAVTGPLLVLSAWAVVGTALTLLLSMRHRAGRDDDGTETARAAGGSTAA; this is encoded by the coding sequence ATGACTTTCGTCGACGAGGTGAAGAACGCCGTCACCCCACGGGCCGCCCTGCTCGTCATCGGTGTGCTCGGTCTGCAACTGCTGTTCATCGCCTCCTACGTCGGAGCGCTGCACAAGCCCACGCCGACGGATGTGGCCTTCGGGGTGGTGGCCCCGCGGCAGATGTCCCAGCAGCTCGTCGACCGGCTGGACGGGCTCCCCGGCGGGCCGCTCGACCCCCGTGCGGTGAGCAGCGCCGCCGAGGCCCGCGAGCAGATCACGAACCGCGACATCGACGGCGCCCTGATCGTCTCGCCGAAGGGCCGCACCGACACCCTGCTGGTCGCCTCCGGGGGCGGGACCGTGCTGTCCGGCGCCCTGGAGAAGATCATCGCCCAGGTCGAGGGCTCCCAGCAGCGGGCGGTGCGGACCGTGGACGTGGCGCCGGCCTCCGCCGACGACTTCGACGGACTCTCGTCCTTCTACCTGGTGGTCGGCTGGTGCGTCGGCGGCTATCTCTGCGCCTCGATCCTGGCGATCAGCGCGGGCACGAAACCCGCCAACCGGCAGCGGGCCACGATCCGGACCTTGGTCATGGCGCTGTACGCGATCGCGGGCGGCATCGGCGGCGCGGTCATCATCGGCCCGATCCTCGGAGCGCTGCCGGGCAGTTTCTGGGGCCTGGCCGGCCTCGGCGCCCTGGTCGTCTTCTCGGTCGGCATGATCACGCTCGCCCTGGAGGCGCTGACCGGCATCGTCGGCATCGGCCTGGCCGTCCTGATCATCGTCATCGCCGGCAACCCGAGCGCGGGCGGAGCCTTCCCGCTCCCGATGCTCCCGGACTTCTGGCGGACGATCGGCCCGGCCCTCCCTCCGGGCGCGGGCACCTGGGTGGCCCGCTCGATCGCCTACTTCCGGGGCAACGCGGTCACCGGGCCCCTGCTGGTGCTCTCGGCCTGGGCGGTCGTCGGCACGGCGCTGACCCTGCTGCTGTCGATGCGGCACCGGGCGGGGCGGGACGACGACGGTACGGAGACGGCACGCGCGGCGGGCGGATCGACGGCAGCCTGA
- a CDS encoding tripartite tricarboxylate transporter permease — protein sequence MDSLNSLIDGFGTALTPMNLLWAAIGVLLGTAIGVLPGIGPAMAVALLLPVTYGLDPTGAFIMFAGIYYGAMFGGSTTSILLNTPGESAAVVAAIEGNPMAKGGRGAQALAAAAIGHFAGGMIGTILLVVLAPTVASLAIGIGAPDYFAIMVLAFIAVTSVLGASRIRGVASLLIGLTIGLVGLDQMTGQQRLTFGSLQLADGVDVVIVAVGLFAIGEALWVAAHLRRSTGKPIPVGRPWLGRADLKRTWKPWLRGPVIGFPFGAIPAGGAEIPTFLSYVTEKRLSNHRDQFGKGAIEGVAGPEAAASASAAGTLVSMLTLGLPTTAVAAVMLAAFQQYGIQPGPLLFEREPELVWGLIASLFVGMVLLLALNLPLAPVWAKLLRIPRPYLYAGILFFAAVGAYAVGGESLDLVILLIIGLIGFGMRRYGLPVLPAVIGVILGPAAEQQLRRALQISDGSVSGLVNTPFSVTVYAIVVLIVAWPLISRLVVRLRGGRKTAEGSRTVSGG from the coding sequence ATGGATTCCCTCAACTCCCTCATCGACGGCTTCGGTACCGCGCTCACCCCGATGAACCTGCTGTGGGCCGCGATCGGCGTCCTGCTCGGGACCGCGATCGGCGTGCTCCCCGGCATCGGCCCGGCGATGGCCGTGGCGCTGCTGCTCCCGGTGACGTACGGACTCGACCCGACCGGCGCGTTCATCATGTTCGCCGGGATCTACTACGGAGCGATGTTCGGCGGCTCCACCACCTCGATCCTCCTCAACACCCCCGGGGAGAGCGCGGCCGTGGTCGCCGCCATCGAGGGCAACCCGATGGCGAAGGGCGGACGCGGAGCGCAGGCTCTCGCCGCCGCCGCGATCGGTCACTTCGCGGGCGGCATGATCGGTACGATCCTGCTGGTCGTCCTCGCCCCGACCGTCGCCTCCCTCGCCATCGGCATCGGCGCCCCCGACTACTTCGCCATCATGGTGCTGGCCTTCATCGCCGTCACCTCCGTCCTCGGCGCCTCCCGCATCCGCGGCGTCGCCTCGCTCCTCATCGGCCTCACCATCGGACTGGTCGGCCTCGACCAGATGACCGGCCAGCAGCGCCTGACCTTCGGCTCGCTCCAACTGGCCGACGGCGTCGACGTGGTCATCGTCGCGGTCGGACTCTTCGCGATCGGCGAAGCGCTCTGGGTCGCCGCCCACCTGCGCCGCTCCACCGGAAAGCCGATCCCCGTCGGCAGACCGTGGCTCGGCCGCGCCGACCTGAAGCGCACCTGGAAGCCCTGGCTGCGCGGTCCCGTCATCGGCTTCCCCTTCGGGGCGATCCCGGCGGGCGGCGCGGAGATCCCCACCTTCCTCAGTTACGTCACCGAGAAGCGGCTGTCCAACCACCGTGACCAGTTCGGCAAGGGGGCCATCGAAGGCGTCGCGGGACCGGAGGCCGCCGCCTCCGCCTCCGCCGCCGGAACCCTCGTCTCGATGCTCACGCTCGGACTGCCCACCACCGCCGTCGCCGCCGTGATGCTGGCCGCCTTCCAGCAGTACGGGATCCAGCCCGGCCCCCTGCTGTTCGAACGCGAACCGGAGCTGGTCTGGGGCCTCATCGCCTCGCTCTTCGTCGGCATGGTGCTGCTGCTCGCCCTCAACCTGCCGCTCGCCCCCGTCTGGGCGAAGCTCCTGCGGATCCCGCGCCCCTACCTGTACGCGGGCATCCTCTTCTTCGCCGCCGTCGGGGCGTACGCGGTCGGCGGCGAGTCCCTCGACCTGGTGATCCTCCTGATCATCGGGCTGATCGGGTTCGGCATGCGGCGCTACGGACTGCCGGTGCTGCCCGCCGTCATCGGGGTGATCCTCGGCCCGGCCGCCGAACAGCAGCTGCGCCGAGCGCTCCAGATCAGCGACGGGAGCGTGTCCGGCCTGGTCAACACCCCGTTCTCCGTCACGGTCTACGCGATCGTGGTGCTGATCGTGGCGTGGCCGCTGATCAGCCGGCTGGTCGTCCGGCTGCGCGGTGGCCGGAAAACGGCAGAGGGGTCCCGCACTGTCAGTGGCGGCTGA
- a CDS encoding winged helix-turn-helix transcriptional regulator produces the protein MDVSSEVKDEKAVAMSDAFTADCPARTVLNHVSSRWGVLILAALQEGPMRFYVLRDRIGGISEKMLSQNLRVFVRDGLIAREVEATVPPRVTYSLTPLGRELAVTLGGLVEWITHRIGDVLAARERHDDVK, from the coding sequence GTGGACGTGAGCTCTGAGGTCAAGGACGAGAAGGCCGTCGCGATGAGCGACGCATTCACGGCGGACTGCCCGGCCCGCACGGTGCTGAATCACGTCAGCAGCCGATGGGGCGTGCTGATCCTGGCCGCGTTGCAGGAGGGGCCGATGCGCTTCTACGTGCTGCGGGACAGGATCGGCGGCATCAGCGAGAAGATGCTGTCCCAGAATCTGCGGGTGTTCGTGCGGGACGGACTGATCGCCCGTGAGGTCGAAGCCACGGTGCCGCCCCGGGTGACCTACTCGCTCACCCCTCTGGGGCGGGAGCTGGCGGTGACACTGGGCGGCCTGGTCGAGTGGATCACGCATCGGATCGGAGATGTCCTCGCCGCGCGCGAGCGCCATGACGACGTGAAGTGA
- a CDS encoding response regulator codes for MLVVDDDFMVAKLHSRYVSAMDGFAVVGVAHNGADALRAAERLRPDLVLLDIYLPDMDGIGVLRALRAAEERDTSRPSADALFITAARDAGVIRAALRAGALHYLIKPFSRSALQEQMRHVASLRTRLDRLGEARQEDVDQIFGTRPPGSRELPKGLAAPTADLVERTLRDHPEGLSASECAEVGALSRVSARRYLEYFAGTGRAEVTLRYGGTGRPERRYRWTG; via the coding sequence GTGCTGGTGGTGGACGACGACTTCATGGTCGCGAAGCTGCACAGCCGCTATGTGTCCGCTATGGACGGCTTCGCGGTCGTCGGGGTGGCGCACAACGGTGCCGACGCCTTGCGGGCCGCCGAGCGGCTGCGCCCCGATCTGGTACTGCTGGACATCTATCTGCCCGATATGGACGGGATCGGAGTGCTGCGCGCCCTGCGTGCGGCGGAGGAGCGGGACACCTCGCGCCCCAGCGCGGACGCCCTGTTCATCACGGCGGCCCGGGACGCGGGGGTGATCCGGGCGGCGCTGCGGGCGGGGGCCCTGCACTATCTGATCAAGCCGTTCAGCCGGTCCGCGCTCCAGGAGCAGATGCGCCACGTCGCCTCGCTGCGTACCCGCCTGGACAGGCTGGGAGAGGCCCGCCAGGAGGACGTCGACCAGATCTTCGGCACCCGCCCGCCCGGCTCGCGCGAGCTGCCGAAGGGCCTGGCCGCCCCCACGGCCGACCTGGTGGAACGCACCCTGCGCGACCACCCCGAGGGCCTGTCCGCTTCGGAGTGCGCCGAGGTGGGAGCACTGTCCCGGGTGAGCGCGCGCCGCTACCTGGAGTACTTCGCCGGTACGGGGCGCGCGGAGGTGACCTTGCGCTACGGAGGCACGGGGCGGCCGGAGCGGCGGTACCGGTGGACGGGGTGA
- a CDS encoding lytic polysaccharide monooxygenase auxiliary activity family 9 protein produces the protein MTARRKAAGVLALGLAPLALAGLASAPAVAHGSLTDPVSRVSACFAEGPESPESAACRAAVAAGGTQALYDWNGVNIANAAGKHRELIPDGKLCSAANDKFKGLDLPRADWPATAMSAGEHTFRFRATAPHRGSFELYLTKPGYDPTKPLAWSDLEAKPFAEATDPALENGSYVFDGTVPERSGRQLVYTVWQRSDSPEAFYACSDVTFGGGTQDGGAEKEEGQQGPGGDSGAEAPAAAPSAPSEDAIADGSEKSSVEHNGHGDDDANTGAKVTAAAPAAPAKKAEGNAPEVNAAGSDEVLAETGGSTSSTYLAIGGAGVLAAGAAVLFASQRRRATAAAGRHSR, from the coding sequence ATGACCGCTCGTCGCAAGGCCGCCGGTGTCCTCGCCCTCGGTCTGGCCCCGCTCGCACTGGCCGGGCTGGCCTCCGCCCCGGCCGTCGCGCACGGTTCGCTCACCGACCCGGTGAGCCGGGTGTCCGCGTGCTTCGCGGAGGGGCCCGAGAGCCCGGAGTCGGCGGCGTGCCGGGCGGCGGTCGCGGCGGGCGGGACGCAGGCGCTGTACGACTGGAACGGGGTGAACATCGCCAACGCGGCGGGCAAGCACCGTGAGTTGATCCCGGACGGCAAGCTGTGCAGCGCGGCCAACGACAAGTTCAAGGGCCTGGACCTCCCGCGCGCCGACTGGCCGGCCACCGCGATGTCCGCGGGCGAGCACACCTTCCGGTTCCGCGCGACGGCCCCGCACCGGGGATCGTTCGAGCTGTACCTCACCAAGCCCGGGTACGACCCCACGAAGCCGCTGGCCTGGTCGGACCTGGAGGCGAAGCCCTTCGCCGAGGCCACGGACCCGGCGCTGGAGAACGGTTCGTACGTCTTCGACGGGACGGTCCCCGAGCGCTCGGGCCGGCAGCTGGTCTACACGGTCTGGCAGCGCTCCGACTCCCCCGAGGCGTTCTACGCCTGCTCCGACGTGACGTTCGGCGGCGGGACGCAGGACGGTGGGGCGGAGAAGGAGGAGGGGCAGCAGGGGCCCGGTGGTGACTCCGGTGCCGAGGCCCCGGCGGCAGCCCCCTCCGCACCGTCCGAGGACGCCATCGCCGACGGTTCCGAGAAGTCGTCGGTCGAGCACAACGGCCACGGGGACGACGACGCGAACACCGGGGCGAAGGTCACCGCCGCCGCCCCGGCCGCCCCGGCCAAGAAGGCTGAGGGCAACGCCCCGGAGGTCAACGCCGCGGGCTCCGACGAGGTGCTGGCCGAGACGGGCGGGTCCACCAGCAGCACGTATCTGGCGATCGGCGGCGCGGGGGTCCTCGCCGCCGGTGCGGCCGTGCTGTTCGCCTCGCAGCGCCGACGGGCCACCGCCGCTGCCGGCCGCCACAGCCGCTGA
- a CDS encoding phospholipase, translating to MRRRFTVPLAAVALSLPLSLITAASAAAAPADKPQVLSSWTQTSASSYNAWNAARNNQGAWSAFGFNWSTDYCSSSPDNPFGFPFQTSCARHDFGYRNYKAAGTFSANKARVDSAFYEDLKRVCARYSGATKTSCNGTAWTYYQAVKAFGVSPAKADADILPKAA from the coding sequence ATGCGTCGTCGATTCACGGTTCCGCTCGCCGCGGTCGCCCTGTCGCTCCCGCTCAGCCTGATCACCGCCGCCTCCGCCGCGGCCGCCCCCGCCGACAAGCCCCAGGTGCTCAGCTCCTGGACCCAGACGAGCGCCTCCAGCTACAACGCCTGGAACGCCGCCCGCAACAACCAGGGCGCCTGGTCGGCGTTCGGTTTCAACTGGTCGACGGACTACTGCAGCAGCTCCCCCGACAACCCGTTCGGCTTCCCCTTCCAGACCTCCTGCGCCCGCCATGACTTCGGCTATCGGAACTACAAGGCCGCCGGTACGTTCTCCGCCAACAAGGCCCGCGTCGACTCCGCCTTCTACGAGGACCTCAAGCGCGTGTGCGCCCGCTACTCGGGCGCGACGAAGACCTCGTGCAACGGCACGGCCTGGACCTACTACCAGGCCGTGAAAGCCTTCGGCGTCTCCCCGGCCAAGGCGGACGCCGACATTCTGCCCAAGGCCGCCTGA
- a CDS encoding tripartite tricarboxylate transporter TctB family protein — MTTEPTDPTELPGSAAQPSAEAVQAEAVQEETTVLSWLREHSELGVCVLLFALGVLVLTDAFTMSVDIAQRGPVGPRTVPFVIGGLFLLISVLLAGDVLRGGRGEAEGGEDVDLDEPADWRTVLLLTGVFLGAAVLIGPLGFPIAGALLFWGSAYALGSRHHGRDPLIAAGISLATYFVFDNLLGVPLPGGPLMGVL; from the coding sequence GTGACCACCGAACCCACCGACCCCACCGAACTTCCCGGTTCGGCAGCGCAGCCGAGCGCCGAAGCCGTACAGGCCGAAGCCGTACAGGAGGAGACCACCGTCCTCTCCTGGCTCCGCGAGCACTCCGAACTCGGCGTCTGCGTCCTGCTGTTCGCGCTCGGCGTGCTCGTTCTCACCGACGCCTTCACCATGAGCGTCGACATCGCCCAGCGCGGTCCCGTCGGCCCCCGGACGGTCCCCTTCGTCATCGGCGGTCTGTTCCTCCTCATCTCCGTCCTGCTCGCCGGCGACGTCCTGCGCGGCGGCCGGGGCGAGGCGGAGGGCGGCGAGGACGTCGACCTCGACGAACCGGCCGACTGGCGCACCGTCCTCCTGCTCACCGGGGTCTTCCTCGGCGCCGCCGTCCTGATCGGCCCCCTGGGCTTCCCGATCGCCGGGGCGCTGCTCTTCTGGGGATCCGCCTACGCGCTCGGCAGCCGGCACCACGGCCGGGACCCGCTCATCGCGGCCGGCATCTCCCTCGCCACCTACTTCGTCTTCGACAACCTGCTCGGTGTCCCCCTTCCGGGCGGCCCGCTGATGGGGGTGCTCTGA